The DNA sequence GGAGCACAGgataagaagagagaaggtgCAGAAATAAAAGGGAGGAAATATAAGGGAGAAAGCGAGGTCAGAGAGACAGAAGTGGGAAGGAGaaaggggctgccctttgggcagctcgcagagacgcaggaaGGAGAGAAGATCAGCAGGGACGCAAGGCAGTGTGACGCGGGGGgaagctgccatttggcagcgtGAACTGAAGAGAAGGACTGACAGCAGCGGGCAGGTGGAAGGGCAGCATGAGCTGGATAAGACACGGGAAAGCTGCAGGAAAGGAGAGGGCGCCAGCGAGGCGCAGTTCACACGGGCACGAACGCAACAGATCatcttctttcggtttaatctttccaaacttctattttatttctgttttaataatgtgtaactaattttattttggctagaggttaattcaaagccatgaatatatttgtaatatgaattgattaccttcggttgtgatttcataagttgtgaattcaatttacttatccgttcgtataaaaactgatttgtgtatgttggttgagagtgcacgcttaatttacatgcatgaatttgatgctagaatataagtgaatttcacctaatcgttatgaacttatattcacaagtagtaaaggttgctagtcacaatcacgttaagtaaattcttggcataagtttcatgcaaatcatagtaacgagtgtcccgtcaatgcttatgtttttcataaaacttaatgattcttgcttgtatctctattatgcaactcatgtagggaacttgtagggaatgttttgggttgtcgtatgcaatcatccaacccaataacttgtggaaaaactgagggttaattagtgcaattcacggttaatttggggcgttgagtattcatagcttatcgaaaagcaactggaaatcattttgtatgcaagtataacatgtgtggagaagaaccctctagctagtccgtcatttatcattttaccttaattttatgtttttgtcaattctgtaatttaattaagtttaatttacttttcatcaaaaccaaacaccatccattattaaattatattatttagttagttttctttattgttagtcttttaatttaatttccgtcaatttcagttcctagtgtttaatttaattgttttcattattttgagtcattttaagtgtgtttcgagttattagagtttttcgcctagttttgtgtccttgagtcttatttaatatttttaaattaattcagaatagattagcaatccctcctaatccccggcctagaacgataccctacttacaactatactacaattgtcaaaaagagggtttaatttgtgtgcttatatatttcgcatcaaatttttcgCAAACTAAGTAagcctccttaatcaacacacaagaataagttatcaatcaaatagataagtaaatcgcatttatattttacgaaacaataactgaaaggaatcaattcatattaacatatgtccatggcttcaaattcaccactaactaataagaatttagttccacatgttcatatcaattgaaaaccaaattgaaaTAGACATCGAAACTGAAAcgaaggaagaaagaactcttaaaactcccaaggatgcagatggcttgcgcacaaggccctccttcatcaatggaatgcatgacaaggctctccttcttctccaaaaggtgcggcagagatGTATATGGATGTAGGATGGtgttttgtgatgtagaatggtgattagggttgcggcaaggtgttTCTGAATGGTGTGAAGGGTGGTGACGAATTTAGGCTTTAAAAACACATAGATATAGGCACGGcaaagctagggttttcacaaaatttgatgggaaaaggttagggttttggagataaaaggcttggcccatccaagggagaaaagaattagggttttatgcagatttttaggcttctagaacacTAGGTGCGGCACAACCCTAGGGTGGATGGATTAGGGTTTAAACTTAGCAGAAAATAAAGGATTAGGGCCCTAGgatgcggcatgggcttagaaCAAAGCTGAAaaaggattaggaaacttccaattCAAGAgtagaaactttcaagaatggaaacctccaagaatagcaacttccaactttagaaactttggtttccaattctgaactctttgttcttcatgttcatttcttcatttcttgccTCCTTTGAtattcaatttcgtccatccatttgactccaagcatgtgatatccattttaTGCtcaaaactgcttcaaaaggctcTAAATTGCACTTTTTcaccaactttgtcatttggacctacaaacacacaaaaatagcttaaaacactataataaccacaaactaactataaaagtgcaagaaaacaagctaactaagttgcataaatatgcttctatcagaAATCGAAGGCTTTGTGGATACATAATTAATCGAAGCAACGGAAAAAGTGGACAAACCTGCAGCGTTTTCATATGCATGGTTATTACCAGAAATATGGTTATGATTTTATGCAAACTTCAATATGGAGAATAAGATGGAATCAATTGGAAGGGCCACTACAACATTGGCATGgtttttttatgaaataaagaagccatGTTGAAATACAGTAAACCTGCTCAAGATTGGCTAACTAGAAAGGATGCTAAGTAAGCAATGGAGTGGATAACACTTGAAGCCTCAATTTAAAGTGTCACATTCTGTTAAACAACTTATCTGAGGCATTTAACTAGTCCATATTGCGTCATGCTTTCAATGGTATCAAGGAAAACTACTTGTGAGAGATGGCATGGCCATATAGTAGGTCCAAGAATCCAATGGATTTGAAGTCACACATCAAAGTGGGAGGCAAATTGTGGTAAATTTGCAGGATCGCACATGTTCTTGCAGAAGCTACGATTTAAGTGGCATTCGGTGCCCCCATGCTTGTGCTGCAATCATATTTTTGACAGAATAGCTTAGTGATTTTTTTAAGATTTATTTTGTGTAACTAATCTGAGATTAATTTTTTATGAGTGAAACTTGTGGTTAGGCCAATTTCGATTGGAAAAACATTTTGGAATTGGTTGGTCATGTTTCCTTTTTATTGTAATGAGTACTTTTCAAGTGCAAAGTTTTCATTGAActagtacattttttttttaaaagatacGATAGTTGATTTCATTTCATCATAAAATACATTACAAGAGTTTGTCCATCTCTAAGCATAGAGTTAAGTACAATCCTCTACAAGTATATCAGTTAAAATACTAGGTGGAGAACCAAACCATTCACAACTTTGTATTAGAGATAATCCGACTTTTGCAAGGCGGTGAGCAGCTATATTTGCGTTGCAACGAATGTAGGTGATATTTGCTTCAGTGATTGTGTTGAGCAGCACTTTGCAATCCTCTGCAACTTGTCCAATGATAGACGAATTGAGAGTAGGATCTCTCAGCGCCTGAACAATCTGAAGTGAGTCCGTTTCAATAATAAGGAATGATAACTCCTGTCAATCGCCTATTGCAAACCTGCCCTTACTGCCATAGCTTCCGAGATCAATGGGGAGGATACATCATCAAATCTTCTAGTAGTAGCAGCCACAAAACACCCGTTAAAGTCCATGATAATGGCACCGAAACCAGCAACAAGTCTTCCTGCATTCCAGGACCCATCAATATTCATCTTAAGTCGTCCTCGGGGTGGGACGATCCATTTGGGGATGTTCCTCAGTCTGCTCTCCTGCTCCCGGCTTGCGTTTGTGGTATTTGAAAACTCCAGCCACCATTGGATGGCTCGATTAGTGCATACCTCAGGTGGTTCCAGTTTTTCCTCCCAAAGTATCATGTTTCGTGCTCTCCATAATGCCCAACAAACCATCAGAAACGCAGTGAAACATGTCTTGGGTAGAAGATCCGCCACCTCATCGATCCATACTTTAAAGGAAGGGGGATGATTGTTCCTTAGAAGTGTACCAACCTATGAGCTCATCCACGCACATCTCGCATAATGGCAGTCCTTCATGAGATGGATGGTAGTTTCACCATGGGCTCCACACAAAACACATTCCACGTCCGTGGTGATTATGTCTCGCCACCAGATTTACCCTAGTAGGAACCAATTCATTTGCAAGTCTCCATACACAGATTTTTACTTTCGGTGGCACCTGAGCATTCCACACCTTCGCCTAGACTTTGGTTCCATCACCACTCAAGAACGATGCCCCTCTGTTCGTGGGTTGTAGCCAATTCCTTGCCACATGGTAAGCCGACCGAATCGTAAATCTTCCGTGTCTCTCATGGTGCCACAATAGGTAATCTGGTGGGTTTCGTATACTTAGTGGGATTGTCTGGATCAGGGTTACCTTTTCGGCGGAGAAGAGGCTTTCTAGCACATCAATCTTCCAACACTTTACCAAAGGATCAATCAATTCATCAACCATTTTCAGCGTGCATCCCACCTGTTTGGAAGAGTAAGGGCGGAATCGTGATGGGACGGGGATCCAAGGGTCCTCCAGATACGAATAGATTGTCCAGTTCCTACCTGTCATCTTTGACCCAAACTTATAACTTTTCGTGCAGTGCAAATACTTCTCCAGACATACGATGCTCCCGACTTCAAAGGGGCCTCCATAAAAGAGGTAGTTGGAAAATACTTAGCCTTTAGGACCGATGAAACCAGAGAGTATGGATTAGTGAGCAATTTCCACCCCTGTTTTGATAACATAGCCAAGTTGCATGCATATAAGAATCGAAACCCAAGTCCACCCTCTCTTTTTGGATTACACAGGCTTTCCCACGAACACCAATgcattttcttttctccttcatCACCACTCCACCAATAAGATGCAACCATCTTGTTTAGCTAATCACAGAATaattttggaagaagaaaacagCTCATGGAATAGTTTGGGATTGCCTGAGCCACACCCTTCACCAATACCTCTTTCCCAGTGGCGCTTAGTAATTTCCCATTCCAACTCTTTAATCTCTTCCAAATGCGATCCTTAAGATAACTAAAACATACGCTTTTGTTCCTTCCCACAAAAGTTGGCTTACCCAGGTATTTTTCATGCCGCTCCATCCGATTCACCCCAAAGATCCCGGCCAGTTTAAGTTGCATAGACCGCTTCACATTTCTACTAAAACATGCTTCACTTTTCTCAAGGTTTACCTTTTGCCCTGAAGCATGTTCATAAACCTTTAGGATTTCCCGTACCTGCTTGTAGTCAGACTCTGTTGCTCGACAAAACAGCAGACTATCATCTGCAAATAACATATGATTAATTGATGGTGCTTACGGACAAATTGAGATGCCTGTTATTAAGCCCTGCTGTTCTCGCTGGGCAATCAAAGCTGACAGGCCCTCAACGcacataataaataaatatgatgATAAAGGATCTCCCTGATGTAATCCACGTGATGGAAGAATATATCTCCGTGGGCAGCCATTAACCAATACAGAGTAAGAGACCGTGGTCACACATAGCATGATGAGTCTAATCCAACGCTGAGAGAACCCTATCTTAGTAAGGATTCGATGTAAGAACCCCCACTCAATCCGATCGTACGCCTTATTGATATCTAACTTTAGTGATGCAAAACCTTTCTTTCCTCGGCACCTTCTAAACAGATAATTTGCAATTTCTGATGCTAGAATGGTATTATTAGAGATATCACGACCTGGCACGAAAGCGCTTTGTGTTTGTGAGATGATCTTGGGGATAATAACCTTAAGGCGATTCGCAAATACCTTAGAAATGATTCTGAACAGGACATTGCAGAAACTGATGGGTCTAAACTGAGCTACCTCCTCCGGTTGTTTTGATTTGGGAATAAGGCTGACATACGTGAAATTAATTTGCTTTAACAATCTCCCTGAGGCCTAGAAATTTTTTATCGCATTTGTAATGTCCTCCCCAACAATGTTCCAaaatttttggaaaaagaaGGGATTATTCAGTCTGGGCCCGGGGCTTTAGATGGTTGCATATGAAAGATTGCCTCTCTAACTTCCTCACCCGTAATTACCTCTTCCAGCATACAATTCATCTCTGCCGTTACCCTTGAATCCACTGCCTCAATAACTTCGTCATCCTGATTGTTCCCAGTAGTTTGGAAGATGTCCTGAAAATAATGAATCACAGTGCTTTCAATCCCTGTATCATCATAGACCCAAGCGCCCCTTGCATTTTTCAACCGTTTTATTGAGTTCTTTGCCCTTCCTTTCCTAGCCCTTTGGTGGAAGAACTGTGTATTGCGGTCGCCAGCCTTAATCCACAAAGCCCAGGATCTTTGCCTCCAATACTTCTCCTCATGACCCAAGAGTTGATCAAGTCTCTGCATTAACCGGTGTCGTTCAGCCAATGCATCATCTGTAAGTGGTTGGGCAAGTATAAACCCCAACTTTTGACGCACTTTTTTAATCTCCTCCTGCCTCCCTTTGAAAACTGATTGCTGCCATTTCAGTAAAGCTACCCTAGTAGCTTTAATTTTGTTCACTATCTGAAACATTAACACACCGGTATCCGGTTTGTTCCAAGCATCATGGATAATGCCTTCACATTCCTCGTGATCAGCCCAAAAATTTTTGAACCGAAACATCTTGCTTCTGCGCCTAACACAGTTATGTGGTCCATCTAACTCAAGAAGAATAGGCACATGGTCTGATTTCCTAGGATCAAGATGAGTGACCTTTGCGTTGCTGAATAAATTGTTCCACCCATTTGTCGCCATCATCCTATCTAGCCGTTCTTTGATACCCCTGCCCTGGTAGTAATCCAGGTGTAAGGAGTTCCCAAGAAACCCAAATCGTGTAGGTGGCAATCGCATACTGCATTCTGAAATGCCATTATTTGATTCATTGGACGAACTGGTCCCCCTTCCTTCTCATGGATACCCAATAATTCATTGAAGTCCCCTCCAATCAGCCATGGAAGGGAGCAACTCGTAGCTAATTGCCGCATAATATCCCAGGATATTTGGCGCTCCTTAGTTGCCTGGTGTTCGTAAAAGCCGGTGAATCGCCAATGAACTGCATCGCCTATTGCTCCAATCTCAGAGTCAATAAATCTCTCTGAGGAAGAAATGATTCTCAAGTTGATATCTCCAGACCAAAATAGCCCAAGTCCTCTCGACTGTCCATTTGAACTAACTCCGAATACTCTTCTAAAGCCCAACTTTATCCTTAGGCCATTTAGAAACTCTGCCTTGCACTTGGTTTCACATAGGAAAACCAATTTGGGATCTTTTTGCTGGATAATATCCTGCAAAGCCTGAACTTTCCGAGGGTTCCCAAGCCCTCGGCAGTTCCAAACTAGTAAATTCATGGCTGTCGGCGAGGCTGAACATTGTCAACCTCCACCGATGATACAATTCTTGATTTACTGTTTCCACTGCCCAGCAACCTACATCTCTCAGCTTCCTCCATCTCTTTTGAAGGGCTAACCACCACCTCGCACCATTGTTCCTCATGTTGCTTG is a window from the Malus domestica chromosome 16, GDT2T_hap1 genome containing:
- the LOC139193078 gene encoding uncharacterized protein — translated: MNLLVWNCRGLGNPRKVQALQDIIQQKDPKLVFLCETKCKAEFLNGLRIKLGFRRVFGVSSNGQSRGLGLFWSGDINLRIISSSERFIDSEIGAIGDAVHWRFTGFYEHQATKERQISWDIMRQLATSCSLPWLIGGDFNELLGIHEKEGGPVRPMNQIMAFQNAVCDCHLHDLGFLGTPYTWITTRAGVSKNG